In Cyclopterus lumpus isolate fCycLum1 chromosome 9, fCycLum1.pri, whole genome shotgun sequence, a single genomic region encodes these proteins:
- the lnpep gene encoding leucyl-cystinyl aminopeptidase, translating into MDPFDSNNTERANLPRNMIENSMFEEEPDVVDLAKDSAAFPTFPALDPDEVAFEPRSSRLLVRGLGQHDMDEDEEDCESSARLLGMSFMNRSAAHRSSSSPYTRQAPPRSCSRPSGRTMIVCVLFLVIVASLTMVMYFLPGCNFTKRGCQRTNKTTPSEQVYPVSTNGELFPWAQLRLPRSIHPLSYDLTLDPDLDNMTFTGRTVISMSVLHNTKLIVLHSSHLNITKATFKPGDGEARDVTVLEYKPRQQIAVKFSEELKTGQYCVLTLDYSANLSHTYDGFYNSSYTDTDGNKRVLAATQFEPLAARKAFPCFDEPSFKATFLIRISRKPTYLTLSNMPQAKSTPLLNGLIQDEFEKTIVNMSTYLVAFIVANFTPISSHVSETQVSVYSVPDKKEQTDYALDTACKLLEFYNDFFEITYPLKKLDLVAIPDFLAGAMENWGLITFRETSLLVGKQSSNLEKQVVASVVAHELAHQWFGNLVTMRWWNDLWLNEGFATYMQYMSLQTVLPQLDIGNLFLAVRFRALDDDALNSSHAVSMDVNKPEQVEEMFDSVSYEKGASILLMLNASLPGDQQFRKGIIQYLKQFSGLNTDTNDLWNSLTQVEVSAQHPNVSEMMSSWTSQKGFPLVTVSRKGGQVTLTQEHFLLTSDNATQTSSLWNIPVTYVTDNCSLAPECRQMFNLKTKSGTLNELPESVKWLKLNYRNTGFYIVDYGDEGWAALISALSNNVSVLTQEDRASLIHNIFALSRLGRVSFHQVLNLLKYMSNETQTSPVTEALLQLNVLYQLLDQRQEHSLVARMKSYIKHQFASLMDKQTWKEEEEESVSKQELRSALLKMACSLNEEKCIKQARAQFKQYVESNGTLRIPGDLQQVVFTVAAQSNEDWETLLSMYGQATYDAEKRKMLRGLASTQDPRRIVWILKAGLRGGLIQTQELPLVIYTVCHGFAGYLFVWDFIQENWDSLIEKFPVGSFAIQTIIKSATSQFSTQAHLNQVEGFFSSLKERGSQMRSVQEALETIRLNQRWMDKNLPTLQKWL; encoded by the exons ATGGATCCGTTTGACAGTAACAACACAG AGCGAGCCAACCTGCCAAGGAACATGATTGAGAACAGCATGTTTGAAGAAGAGCCGGATGTTGTGGATTTGGCCAAAGACTCTGCTGCGTTCCCA ACATTTCCTGCTCTGGACCCAGATGAGGTGGCGTTTGAGCCTCGTAGCTCACGCTTGCTTGTGCGAGGCCTGGGACAGCACGACAtggatgaggatgaagaggacTGCGAGTCTTCAGCCCGTCTGCTGGGCATGTCCTTCATGAACCGTAGTGCTGCTCACAGATCCAGCTCTTCTCCATACACCAGACAGGCTCCACCCAG GTCATGTTCACGACCCTCGGGCCGTaccatgattgtgtgtgtgttattcctGGTGATTGTGGCCTCTCTGACTATGGTAATGTACTTCTTACCTGGCTGCAACTTTACcaag AGGGGTTGTCAACGGACCAACAAGACCACTCCCTCCGAACAAGTCTACCCTGTGTCCACAAATGGTGAACTGTTTCCATGGGCACAGCTCCGGCTGCCTCGCAGCATACATCCTCTTAGCTATGACCTCACCCTCGACCCTGACCTCGACAACATGACCTTCACCGGCCGCACCGTCATCAGCATGTCTGTGCTTCACAACACCAAGCTCATTGTTCTGCACAGTTCTCACCTCAACATCACCAAAGCTACCTTCAAG CCAGGTGACGGTGAGGCCAGAGATGTGACTGTACTGGAGTACAAACCCAGACAGCAGATAGCTGTTAAGTTCTCTGAGGAGCTGAAAACGGGCCAGTACTGCGTTTTGACCCTGGATTACTCTGCCAACCTCTCGCATACTTATGATGGTTTCTACAACAGCTCATACACTGATACAGATGGAAACAAAAG GGTCTTAGCAGCAACCCAGTTTGAGCCACTAGCAGCTAGGAAGGCCTTTCCTTGCTTTGATGAACCATCTTTCAAAGCCACCTTCCTGATTAGAATCAGCAGGAAACCAACCTACCTGACTCTTTCCAACATGCCTCAG GCTAAAAGCACACCACTTCTCAATGGCCTCATTCAAGATGAGTTTGAAAAGACCATTGTCAACATGAGCACCTACCTGGTGGCCTTCATTGTCGCCAACTTCACCCCTATCAGCAGCCATGTCTCAGAAACTCAA gtGTCTGTGTACTCTGTGCCTGATAAGAAGGAGCAAACTGACTATGCGCTGGACACAGCCTGCAAACTGCTGGAGTTCTACAATGACTTCTTTGAAATTACCTACCCCCTCAAAAAACTAG ACTTGGTAGCCATACCAGACTTCCTGGCAGGGGCCATGGAGAACTGGGGACTCATCACTTTCAGAGAGACCAGCCTGCTGGTGGGCAAACAGTCCTCTAATCTGGAAAAACAAGTCGTTGCCTCCGTCGTCGCGCATGAGCTCGCTCATCAG TGGTTCGGAAACCTGGTCACGATGAGGTGGTGGAATGACTTGTGGCTCAACGAAGGTTTTGCcacatacatgcagtacatgtCGCTGCAGACTGTTTTGCCCCAGCTGGACATT GGTAATTTGTTCCTGGCAGTACGCTTCAGAGCGCTGGACGATGATGCACTTAACTCCTCCCACGCTGTGTCGATGGACGTCAATAAGCCAGAACAGGTGGAAGAGATGTTTGACTCTGTCTCCTATGAGAAG GGTGCATCCATTCTCCTGATGCTGAATGCCTCCCTGCCAGGTGACCAACAGTTCAGAAAGGGTATAATTCAATACCTGAAACAGTTCAGTGGATTAAACACGGACACTAACGACCTCTGGAACAGCCttactcag GTTGAAGTCTCGGCGCAGCACCCAAATGTGTCAGAGATGATGAGCTCATGGACGTCACAGAAAGGCTTCCCATTGGTCACTGTAAGCCGTAAGGGAGGTCAGGTGACCCTCACACAGGAACACTTCCTCCTCACATCTGACAATGCCACGCAGACTTCCAG CTTGTGGAATATTCCAGTGACGTACGTAACTGACAACTGTAGTTTGGCCCCTGAGTGCAGACAGATGTTCAATCTGAAGACCAAGTCAG ggacTCTGAATGAGCTACCAGAAAGTGTAAAGTGGCTGAAGTTGAACTACAGAAACACAGGCTTCTACATCGTCGACTATGGAGACGAGGGCTGGGCTGCTCTGATAAGTGCTCTGTCCAACAATGTCAGTGTTCTTACACAAGAGGACCGCGCCTCGCTCATACACAACATCTTTGCTCTTTCCAG ACTGGGACGCGTGTCCTTCCACCAAGTCCTCAACCTGTTGAAGTACATGTCCAATGAAACTCAGACTTCTCCTGTGACAGAGGCCTTGTTACAGCTCAATGTACTCTACCAGCTGCTTGACCAAAGACAAGAGCACAGTCTTGTGGCCCGCATGaag TCTTATATTAAGCATCAGTTTGCTTCTCTGATGgacaaacaaacatggaaagaggaggaggaggagagtgttTCTAAACAGGAGCTGCGCTCAGCCCTGCTGAAGATGGCCTGTAGTCTAAATGAAGAAAAGTGCATTAAGCAAGCCCGAGCCCAGTTCAAACAGTATGTCGAGTCCAATGGGACCTTACG GATCCCAGGTGATCTGCAGCAAGTTGTATTCACTGTGGCTGCTCAATCAAATGAAGATTGGGAGACTTTGCTCAGCATGTACGGACAAGCCACCTATGATgcagagaagagaaaaatgcTACGGGGCCTAGCATCTACTCAGGACCCACGGCGTATAGTGTG GATTCTAAAGGCAGGTCTGAGGGGGGGTTTAATCCAGACACAGGAGTTGCCTTTGGTCATCTACACTGTGTGTCATGGCTTCGCCGGCTACTTGTTTGTCTGGGATTTCATCCAAGAGAACTGGGACAGCCTCATAGAGAA GTTCCCTGTGGGCTCCTTTGCCATCCAGACAATCATCAAGTCTGCCACTTCTCAGTTCTCCACACAGGCACACCTTAATCAA GTTGAGGGTTTCTTCTCCAGTTTGAAGGAGCGCGGCTCTCAGATGAGGAGCGTGCAGGAAGCTTTGGAAACTATCAGACTGAACCAGCGCTGGATGGACAAGAACTTGCCCACGCTCCAAAAATGGCTCTAA